Proteins encoded within one genomic window of Rhizobium favelukesii:
- a CDS encoding nucleotide sugar dehydrogenase, which translates to MELELNSVRLASKQKVAVLDNYYPSAEARPYRVSVFGAGYVGCVFSACLSKDGFAVVAVDPDRFKVERLAGGLAPIVEPGLDELLQHAHANDLLSATHCAVDAINDTDISFCCVGTPSQSDGTLNTDHVRQVCEDIGNALRHKGDFHIIVMRSTILPGTMEDLVIPTLEKASGKIAGRDFGVAYYPEFLRESTAIADYYKPGAIVFGQYADDTRSIDALKTLVGHIGVTPHVIPMGCAEIVKYASNCWHAVKISFSNEIGNICKAKNIDSHVVMDVLCSDTRLNISRAYMKPGFAYGGSCLPKDLRALTALGRAMNVPTPVLDAARLANAVQIDHARSLVDAASHETIGFIGVTFKADTDDLRESPLLELVEGFLGKGKDVLIYDPHVARDASQGRNFLKHIAPLLHDSIKDVIAASEVIVVGNTYPGLKDAIETAGKPVTVIDLARIERPENRNVIYHGLCW; encoded by the coding sequence ATGGAACTTGAGCTGAATTCGGTCCGCCTTGCCTCCAAACAAAAAGTCGCCGTTCTAGACAATTACTATCCAAGCGCCGAGGCCCGTCCCTATCGCGTGAGTGTCTTTGGCGCTGGTTATGTTGGTTGCGTTTTCTCCGCATGCCTCAGCAAGGACGGATTCGCCGTCGTGGCGGTCGATCCTGACCGGTTTAAGGTCGAGCGTCTTGCCGGAGGTCTGGCTCCGATCGTCGAGCCCGGCCTGGACGAGCTTTTGCAACACGCGCACGCAAACGACCTTTTGAGCGCAACCCACTGCGCAGTCGACGCCATCAACGATACCGATATCTCGTTTTGCTGTGTCGGAACACCGAGCCAGTCGGATGGCACCTTGAACACCGATCACGTTCGTCAGGTTTGCGAAGACATCGGCAATGCGCTGCGGCACAAGGGCGACTTTCATATCATTGTCATGCGTTCGACGATCCTGCCCGGCACGATGGAAGACCTCGTCATTCCAACGCTGGAGAAGGCTTCAGGGAAGATCGCCGGACGTGATTTCGGCGTCGCCTACTACCCCGAATTCCTTCGCGAGAGCACGGCAATCGCCGACTACTACAAGCCCGGTGCGATCGTGTTCGGGCAGTATGCGGATGATACGCGCTCCATTGATGCGCTGAAGACGCTCGTCGGCCACATTGGCGTCACACCGCATGTCATTCCGATGGGCTGCGCGGAGATCGTCAAATATGCCAGCAACTGCTGGCATGCCGTCAAGATCAGCTTCTCGAACGAGATCGGCAACATCTGCAAGGCCAAGAACATCGACAGCCACGTCGTCATGGATGTGCTGTGCTCCGATACGCGCCTTAATATATCCCGGGCCTATATGAAGCCGGGCTTCGCCTATGGCGGTTCCTGCCTTCCGAAGGATCTGCGGGCGTTGACGGCACTCGGGCGCGCCATGAACGTGCCGACGCCGGTCCTGGACGCCGCGCGGCTTGCCAATGCTGTTCAGATCGATCATGCCCGTTCGCTGGTCGACGCAGCCTCACATGAGACAATCGGCTTCATCGGCGTGACCTTCAAGGCCGATACAGACGACCTCAGGGAAAGCCCATTACTTGAACTCGTCGAGGGTTTTCTTGGCAAGGGCAAGGATGTGTTGATCTACGATCCCCATGTTGCCAGGGATGCGAGCCAGGGCCGCAATTTTCTCAAGCATATAGCGCCGCTCCTCCACGACAGCATCAAGGACGTTATCGCTGCATCCGAAGTCATTGTCGTCGGCAACACGTACCCCGGTCTGAAGGATGCGATCGAAACCGCCGGCAAGCCGGTAACCGTCATCGATCTGGCGCGCATCGAAAGACCGGAAAACAGAAACGTCATCTATCACGGCCTGTGCTGGTGA
- a CDS encoding carbohydrate ABC transporter permease encodes MLNAARWIVFTAAALAMNFPVIVTFVTSLKSARELSVNAGLWVSQPTLENYLRVLTQTDRFNIYSYLFNSTIASLIGTSLAIILTFPAAYVIARSEAGKRTVLPIIINLRAVPLIIFAIPLYMMYQWLGLLDTQLGLGLILTIVNTPLALVIMVNAISDVPLELDEAAKVDGASTWQVMVMIIRPVVRPALVTTFIFGFITAWNEFLFGLMLTTSQAVPMTVGASFFFAASGGGVQWGTASAVMMLGALPPAVLGLVMYRQISGSLTAGAVKG; translated from the coding sequence ATGCTGAACGCTGCTCGTTGGATCGTTTTTACGGCTGCCGCCCTGGCGATGAACTTTCCGGTCATCGTCACATTCGTCACCTCGCTGAAGAGTGCGAGAGAACTATCGGTCAACGCCGGCCTCTGGGTCAGCCAGCCGACGCTGGAGAATTACCTTCGCGTTCTGACGCAGACGGACCGGTTCAACATCTACTCCTACCTTTTCAACAGCACGATCGCTTCGCTCATCGGCACGAGCCTAGCGATCATTCTCACCTTCCCGGCCGCCTATGTCATCGCCCGAAGCGAGGCAGGCAAGCGTACCGTGTTGCCGATCATCATCAACCTGCGGGCAGTGCCGCTGATCATCTTCGCAATCCCGCTCTACATGATGTATCAATGGCTTGGTCTGTTGGATACGCAGCTCGGGCTGGGGCTTATCCTGACGATCGTCAATACACCACTTGCGCTTGTCATCATGGTCAACGCCATTTCCGATGTGCCTCTGGAACTCGACGAGGCCGCGAAAGTCGATGGCGCCAGTACGTGGCAGGTGATGGTGATGATCATCAGGCCCGTCGTTCGGCCAGCATTGGTGACAACCTTCATCTTCGGCTTTATCACTGCCTGGAACGAGTTCCTGTTTGGCCTCATGCTGACGACCAGCCAGGCAGTCCCGATGACCGTCGGCGCTTCCTTCTTCTTTGCCGCCAGCGGAGGCGGGGTGCAGTGGGGAACCGCATCGGCCGTCATGATGCTCGGCGCGCTGCCACCCGCCGTGCTCGGTCTCGTCATGTATCGACAGATTTCCGGCTCGCTGACCGCAGGCGCTGTGAAGGGGTGA
- a CDS encoding carbohydrate ABC transporter permease, translated as MAIVNRAEGRAYLTPLVAFLLLFLGFPSLVNLIYSVSTVSFESLRSPSLSGLGNYAAVLADREFWQAVSFSMRFGVVTALAECLIGLFLAVFLAPLIARRSFLMAPLMLPLMVAPAMIGLMYRLVLHEFAGPVPYYLFSWFGDSPAFLDINNAFRTLVVVETLQWTPFAFLLFYMAYVAIPLDVREAASLDGAPWYKVLWWIELPLMLPTLVIALFIRFIDGFRVFDNVYALTGSGAGGSTTSLSIYIYQAFFKEGAIGKAVAASVVLFVASLAVLYGLNWLAGRRRT; from the coding sequence ATGGCTATTGTAAACCGTGCCGAAGGCAGAGCCTACCTGACGCCGCTTGTGGCGTTCCTGCTTCTCTTCCTGGGCTTTCCTTCCCTCGTCAACCTCATCTATTCCGTCTCGACCGTCAGCTTTGAGAGCCTGCGCAGTCCAAGCCTCAGCGGGCTCGGCAACTATGCTGCGGTGCTTGCCGACCGGGAATTCTGGCAGGCCGTATCGTTCTCGATGCGCTTTGGTGTCGTGACCGCACTTGCCGAATGCCTGATCGGCCTGTTCCTCGCGGTCTTTCTTGCGCCACTCATTGCAAGACGATCGTTTCTGATGGCGCCATTGATGCTACCCTTGATGGTCGCCCCTGCAATGATCGGCCTGATGTACCGGCTCGTCCTGCACGAGTTCGCCGGGCCGGTTCCCTACTATCTCTTCTCTTGGTTCGGTGACAGCCCAGCCTTCCTCGACATCAACAATGCCTTTCGCACGCTTGTCGTTGTCGAGACGCTGCAGTGGACGCCGTTCGCCTTCCTGCTGTTTTACATGGCCTACGTTGCGATACCGCTGGATGTGCGCGAGGCGGCCTCGCTCGACGGCGCACCATGGTACAAGGTCCTGTGGTGGATCGAGCTTCCGCTGATGCTGCCCACGCTCGTCATTGCCTTGTTCATCCGCTTCATCGACGGCTTTCGCGTGTTCGACAACGTCTATGCGCTGACCGGCAGTGGTGCCGGCGGATCGACAACATCGCTTTCGATCTACATCTACCAGGCCTTTTTCAAGGAAGGCGCGATCGGCAAAGCCGTTGCCGCCTCCGTCGTGCTGTTCGTAGCATCGCTTGCCGTCCTCTATGGCCTCAACTGGCTCGCCGGACGCAGGAGGACATAG
- a CDS encoding extracellular solute-binding protein, with the protein MKFNTGSLPALALLLASVTLPGMANAAVTVLGWPGGSEETALRATVEAYNAQAGISDADKVQLLFFNRDGFFDKLQADMAAGSDAFDVNLVATYSIGRYAPYMEAVELGPEAAKVFGEAVLKTMQFDGKQYGVPTDLSLHFMYYRKDLVDALMKDEAAKKTYGEIAKKYLGKELQPKDPDSWTWDDWAATSLYFSKQVNSASPVRYGTVLQMKNLLFNMMVFQSLPRSYGGDWMDKDGKITVDSDAYKTGLELYKKLYDAGASPKDSLSYEYAETNAAYGSGQAATALQWNAAAADLTNAEKSPAVAAVTGIVAPPAGPNGRADHIHGLGLGLNKNAKNKEGATKFLKWLATEDAALLYARSGGSPALSPDVVAKVSSDRPDLVKLGEFASKYGYVMNGATAASALSVYELQAKEFTGFWSGQQGLDEALAHVKTGMQDLLKK; encoded by the coding sequence ATGAAATTCAACACTGGGTCTCTTCCGGCACTGGCTCTGCTTCTTGCGAGCGTTACGCTGCCGGGCATGGCAAACGCGGCTGTAACTGTGCTCGGCTGGCCGGGTGGCTCGGAGGAAACCGCGCTCAGAGCCACGGTCGAAGCCTACAATGCGCAAGCCGGCATCAGCGACGCCGACAAGGTGCAATTGCTGTTCTTCAACCGCGATGGCTTCTTCGACAAGCTGCAGGCCGACATGGCCGCCGGCTCCGACGCTTTCGATGTCAATCTGGTCGCCACCTACTCGATCGGCCGTTACGCGCCATACATGGAAGCGGTTGAACTGGGTCCTGAGGCCGCCAAGGTGTTTGGTGAAGCCGTGCTCAAGACGATGCAGTTCGATGGCAAGCAATATGGCGTGCCCACGGATCTGTCGCTGCACTTCATGTACTACCGAAAGGATCTGGTTGACGCCTTGATGAAGGATGAGGCGGCAAAGAAGACCTACGGAGAAATTGCCAAAAAATACCTCGGCAAGGAGCTGCAGCCGAAGGATCCCGACAGTTGGACCTGGGACGATTGGGCAGCAACCTCGCTCTATTTCAGCAAGCAGGTGAATTCGGCGAGCCCGGTGCGCTACGGCACTGTTCTTCAGATGAAGAACCTGCTTTTCAACATGATGGTCTTTCAATCCCTGCCGCGGTCCTATGGTGGCGATTGGATGGACAAGGACGGCAAGATTACGGTTGATTCCGATGCGTACAAGACCGGCCTCGAGCTCTACAAGAAGCTCTATGATGCAGGCGCGTCGCCGAAGGATTCGCTCAGCTACGAGTACGCTGAGACCAACGCGGCATATGGCTCGGGCCAGGCTGCAACCGCGCTGCAATGGAATGCCGCTGCGGCCGATCTGACCAACGCCGAAAAGTCGCCGGCCGTGGCCGCGGTGACCGGTATCGTCGCGCCGCCCGCCGGCCCTAACGGGCGCGCCGATCACATTCATGGTCTCGGTCTTGGCCTCAACAAGAATGCCAAGAACAAGGAAGGAGCGACCAAGTTCCTGAAATGGCTGGCCACGGAAGATGCAGCACTTCTCTACGCCAGGAGCGGTGGCTCTCCGGCCCTTTCGCCCGATGTCGTCGCCAAGGTTTCCAGCGACCGTCCCGACCTCGTCAAACTCGGTGAATTCGCCAGCAAATACGGCTACGTGATGAACGGCGCCACCGCCGCAAGCGCCCTGTCGGTTTACGAGCTTCAGGCCAAGGAATTCACGGGTTTCTGGTCCGGCCAGCAAGGCCTCGACGAGGCGCTTGCCCATGTCAAGACGGGCATGCAGGATCTGTTGAAGAAGTAA
- a CDS encoding putative N-acetylmannosamine-6-phosphate 2-epimerase: protein MDHADFVAGFAKAALKAGAKALRIESVDYVKAVRPVVAAPIVGIVKRDLPDSPVRITPFVADAEALADAGADIIAFDATDRRRPASVEELVGTAKARGKLTMADCSSIADAQRALAAGVDFVGTTLSGYVNGPEPVDPDIELIVAMRKLTPYVIAEGRIRSPEQAFAAAQAGAFAVVVGSAITRTEHVTSWFNEAIGKAYQRPHDTKRETVLSIDIGGTKTMAALISGAAVLEEIVVPTERDAGPDAWLSTVCKSTASWRNRYTRIGIAVTGFIQGGNWSALNPATLPIPDLYPLQDRVTALLGRPAYAVNDAQAAAWGEYKFGAGVGCDLVFLTISTGIGGGIVINGKPLSGLAGHFGLIRSPSQGQVPFEDQTSGRWIAREALAAGHPIDAVDVFDRARNGESWAADIVSHSAHRVAMLCRDIQLMLDPDAIVIGGGIGLAQGYLDLMRSHLSGLSPSLTPRLVAAKLGRRAGIIGAADLAGDEK from the coding sequence ATGGATCATGCGGATTTCGTCGCGGGCTTTGCAAAGGCCGCCCTTAAGGCTGGCGCCAAGGCGTTGAGGATCGAGTCGGTCGACTATGTCAAAGCCGTACGCCCCGTCGTTGCCGCTCCGATTGTCGGCATCGTCAAGCGAGATCTTCCCGACAGTCCGGTTCGCATCACACCTTTCGTTGCCGACGCCGAAGCGCTGGCCGATGCCGGTGCCGATATCATCGCCTTCGATGCGACCGACCGCCGCCGCCCGGCTTCGGTGGAGGAGCTTGTCGGCACTGCCAAGGCAAGGGGCAAGCTGACGATGGCAGACTGCTCCTCCATCGCCGATGCGCAGCGAGCCCTTGCCGCCGGCGTCGATTTCGTCGGCACCACACTGTCCGGCTACGTCAACGGGCCGGAACCGGTCGACCCTGATATCGAACTCATCGTGGCGATGCGAAAACTGACACCCTATGTCATCGCCGAGGGTCGCATCCGTTCGCCTGAGCAAGCTTTCGCGGCAGCGCAAGCCGGGGCGTTTGCCGTTGTCGTCGGCTCTGCCATAACCCGCACCGAGCACGTGACCTCATGGTTCAATGAGGCGATCGGCAAGGCATATCAGCGCCCGCACGACACGAAGCGGGAAACCGTTCTTTCCATCGACATCGGCGGCACCAAGACGATGGCGGCGCTCATCAGCGGCGCTGCTGTTCTGGAAGAGATCGTCGTTCCCACCGAACGCGACGCCGGGCCGGATGCCTGGCTCTCGACGGTGTGCAAGAGCACGGCAAGCTGGCGGAACCGATACACACGGATCGGCATTGCGGTGACCGGCTTTATCCAAGGTGGGAACTGGTCGGCGCTCAATCCGGCGACCCTACCCATTCCCGATCTCTATCCTCTTCAAGACCGGGTCACAGCTTTGCTTGGCAGGCCGGCTTATGCCGTCAACGACGCGCAGGCTGCGGCGTGGGGGGAATACAAGTTCGGGGCAGGGGTAGGTTGCGACCTTGTGTTTCTGACGATCTCGACCGGCATTGGAGGCGGGATCGTCATCAATGGGAAGCCGCTTTCAGGGCTTGCCGGCCACTTTGGCCTGATCCGGTCGCCATCGCAGGGGCAGGTTCCATTTGAAGATCAGACGTCAGGCAGATGGATTGCCCGCGAGGCGTTGGCGGCGGGCCATCCGATCGATGCGGTCGACGTTTTCGACCGCGCGCGCAACGGCGAAAGCTGGGCCGCCGATATCGTGTCGCATTCGGCCCATCGCGTTGCGATGCTCTGCCGGGATATCCAGTTGATGCTCGATCCGGACGCGATCGTCATCGGCGGCGGCATCGGTCTGGCGCAGGGGTATCTCGATCTCATGCGCAGCCACCTGTCGGGTCTGTCGCCCAGTCTTACGCCGCGTCTCGTGGCGGCAAAGCTCGGCCGCCGCGCAGGCATCATTGGCGCCGCGGACCTTGCTGGAGACGAAAAGTAG
- a CDS encoding GntR family transcriptional regulator, producing the protein MPSTSLIERVSKEFSLTAPDVPLYKRLRSAIEAAIRSNVVKAGAVLPGERVLAESLSLSRVTVRKALALLEEEGLLNRRHGFKTEVGSRVEKSLSTLTSFSEDIRARGMVAGCIWISKQISRPSPAEMMALGVSANANVIRMKRVRTADGAPIAVETSTVPTRFLPTPDLIGDSLYEALEARGFMPQRAIQRMRSRAASSDDAQHLHCEVGAPLLMTERRCFLPDEQIVEYCETRYKGDVYDFVFELQR; encoded by the coding sequence ATGCCAAGTACCAGCTTGATCGAACGCGTCAGCAAGGAGTTCAGCCTGACGGCGCCCGATGTGCCCCTTTACAAACGGCTCAGGTCGGCCATTGAAGCTGCCATTCGTTCAAACGTCGTGAAAGCCGGCGCTGTTTTGCCGGGCGAGCGGGTTCTTGCCGAGAGCCTGTCGCTGTCGCGTGTGACGGTGCGCAAGGCGCTGGCATTGCTTGAGGAAGAGGGGCTCCTCAATCGCCGCCATGGTTTCAAGACGGAGGTCGGATCGCGTGTCGAGAAGTCGCTGTCGACGTTGACGAGTTTCTCGGAGGATATCCGCGCCCGTGGCATGGTGGCCGGATGCATATGGATTTCCAAGCAGATAAGCCGCCCATCGCCAGCGGAGATGATGGCGCTCGGCGTGTCCGCGAACGCAAATGTCATCCGCATGAAGCGGGTTCGCACCGCGGACGGCGCACCAATCGCGGTCGAAACGTCCACCGTTCCGACCCGCTTTCTTCCAACGCCTGATCTGATTGGAGATTCGCTCTACGAGGCCCTTGAGGCGCGTGGCTTCATGCCCCAGCGGGCAATCCAGCGCATGCGTTCGAGAGCGGCATCCAGCGACGATGCGCAGCATCTGCACTGCGAGGTTGGCGCTCCCCTCTTGATGACTGAAAGACGCTGCTTCCTGCCTGACGAACAGATCGTGGAATACTGTGAGACACGCTACAAAGGCGACGTCTACGATTTCGTTTTCGAGTTGCAGCGATAA
- a CDS encoding DMT family transporter, with amino-acid sequence MLSPSHDHAPSPLVGIALACSGYSLFAIQDAVVKWLVADYAVPQILFMRSIMIVIVAGIMVRRLRHPSILKSPHRKSLLVRAGLMLAAWMAYYSAARDLGLAEITTMYFSAPIMVVMLSILVLKESVGPMRWLACIGGFAGVVLAANPAEAPSLVPAGMVIFAGFCWAWSTVLVRLVSRTESTLNQMMATSFLFVVACGVMLPWLWKTPDLFGWILMIGLGFVAAAGQYLLYEGFRYAPASTLAPMEYSGLVWAFLYGYLIWSDVPTPHVVAGAALIVASSLTLVWWERRQMLLTRRLTA; translated from the coding sequence ATGCTCTCACCATCCCATGACCACGCCCCGAGCCCGCTCGTCGGAATTGCGCTTGCTTGTTCCGGCTATTCGCTGTTTGCCATCCAGGACGCGGTGGTGAAGTGGCTCGTGGCCGATTACGCGGTCCCGCAGATCCTCTTCATGCGCAGCATCATGATCGTTATCGTCGCCGGCATCATGGTCCGGCGGCTGCGGCATCCTTCCATACTGAAAAGCCCCCACCGGAAGTCTCTGCTCGTGCGTGCCGGACTCATGCTTGCTGCATGGATGGCCTATTACTCGGCTGCACGCGATCTCGGCCTTGCCGAGATTACCACGATGTATTTCTCAGCACCCATCATGGTCGTGATGCTATCGATCCTCGTCCTCAAGGAAAGTGTCGGGCCGATGCGCTGGTTGGCGTGCATCGGCGGGTTCGCAGGCGTGGTGCTGGCAGCCAATCCAGCAGAAGCACCAAGCCTTGTACCGGCCGGAATGGTCATCTTCGCCGGTTTCTGCTGGGCGTGGAGCACGGTGCTTGTTCGCCTTGTCAGCCGCACTGAAAGCACGCTGAACCAGATGATGGCAACAAGCTTTCTGTTCGTTGTCGCTTGCGGCGTCATGCTGCCATGGCTGTGGAAGACGCCGGATCTTTTCGGCTGGATCCTTATGATCGGCCTCGGCTTCGTGGCTGCAGCCGGCCAGTATCTGCTTTACGAGGGCTTCCGCTACGCACCCGCCTCAACACTCGCGCCGATGGAATATAGCGGCCTCGTCTGGGCGTTTCTCTACGGCTATCTTATCTGGTCGGACGTCCCGACACCGCATGTGGTGGCCGGTGCTGCGCTGATCGTTGCCTCCAGCCTCACACTTGTCTGGTGGGAGCGTCGACAGATGCTTTTGACCCGCCGCCTGACGGCATAG
- a CDS encoding sterol desaturase family protein, with amino-acid sequence MNDGKSALYMATSWALWPALFAAGLIGAGFAFHTKVPLLWFNLVYLTLVAAIASFERLMPYEQDWLKHDGETFNDIAHTLLTKGGVQIAAAIGASAPMALATVVQPALTSPTAIWPDQWPLVFQVVLGLIIAEFGLYVAHRAAHEILSLWRFHALHHSVERLWVVNTGRFHVVDSLFKIALSQVPLYLLGAPLPVFLWISAVTAFIGLLTHCNMDVRTGPLDLVFSTPRLHRWHHSKVLAEGNTNYGENLVLWDQLFGTYFNPARRPPAEIGISGRIAEGFIAQLVQPFSAKGFKQILGRRREPQMRPLSQEEQVAQSDIGRHSRFKRR; translated from the coding sequence ATGAATGACGGCAAGTCGGCGCTTTACATGGCGACGTCGTGGGCGCTGTGGCCAGCGCTCTTCGCGGCGGGTTTGATCGGGGCGGGCTTTGCCTTCCACACAAAGGTACCCCTGTTGTGGTTCAATCTGGTTTATCTGACGCTCGTGGCTGCAATCGCAAGCTTCGAGCGGTTGATGCCCTATGAGCAAGACTGGCTGAAGCATGATGGCGAAACCTTCAACGACATCGCCCATACGCTCCTGACCAAGGGTGGCGTGCAGATTGCAGCGGCCATCGGAGCATCTGCCCCAATGGCGCTCGCGACGGTCGTGCAGCCGGCGCTTACGTCGCCGACGGCGATATGGCCGGACCAATGGCCCCTCGTCTTCCAAGTCGTGCTGGGTTTGATCATTGCCGAATTCGGTCTTTACGTCGCACACCGCGCCGCCCACGAGATCCTGTCGTTGTGGCGATTTCATGCCCTGCATCACAGCGTGGAGCGCCTGTGGGTCGTCAACACCGGTCGTTTTCACGTGGTCGATTCGCTCTTCAAGATCGCGCTCAGTCAGGTTCCCCTCTACCTCCTGGGAGCGCCCCTGCCCGTCTTTCTCTGGATCAGCGCCGTCACAGCCTTCATCGGCCTTCTCACTCACTGCAACATGGATGTTCGCACAGGCCCGCTCGACCTGGTTTTTAGCACACCTCGCTTGCATCGTTGGCATCATTCCAAGGTGCTTGCCGAAGGAAATACGAACTATGGCGAGAATCTTGTGCTGTGGGATCAGCTATTTGGCACCTATTTCAATCCGGCGCGCAGGCCGCCTGCCGAGATCGGCATCAGTGGACGGATTGCCGAGGGCTTCATCGCCCAGCTTGTCCAACCGTTTTCGGCCAAAGGGTTCAAGCAGATCCTAGGACGTCGCCGCGAGCCGCAAATGCGCCCCTTGTCTCAAGAGGAGCAGGTCGCACAGAGTGATATCGGCCGGCACAGCCGGTTCAAGCGGCGGTGA
- a CDS encoding response regulator transcription factor, translated as MNYVPSEFESARIPLSRLRPVTTPSKATIDFEHSDETHGDDQCLLIVDARTLERECLATTLRANGLGMSAVAVGSIAEWRKKKDTCQPVGAVLLNIAGGKANDAALCEEIANITSELAPAPVIILADGDDLSQTLRVLEYGARGFIPTSVGIEVCVEAIALAVAGGTFIVAGNSFSAAAAATVKASQQQQRPNELARIFTLRQAEVVQALRKGKANKIIAYELNLRESTVKVHIRNIMKKLKATNRTEVAYKLNDIFQSDARWATPAE; from the coding sequence ATGAATTACGTACCTTCAGAGTTTGAAAGTGCAAGAATACCATTGAGCAGGCTCCGGCCTGTAACGACACCATCCAAGGCAACCATAGATTTCGAGCATTCTGACGAGACACACGGCGATGATCAGTGCCTGCTGATCGTCGACGCCAGAACACTCGAACGCGAATGCCTTGCGACGACATTAAGGGCGAATGGCCTTGGCATGAGTGCTGTTGCCGTTGGCTCGATCGCAGAATGGCGGAAAAAGAAGGATACCTGCCAACCGGTTGGCGCGGTTCTCCTCAATATCGCTGGCGGCAAGGCAAATGACGCAGCGCTGTGTGAAGAGATCGCGAATATCACCTCGGAACTTGCACCGGCTCCAGTGATTATTCTGGCCGATGGTGATGACCTTAGTCAAACGTTGAGAGTACTCGAATACGGCGCGCGCGGCTTCATTCCGACCTCCGTCGGAATCGAGGTTTGCGTCGAGGCAATCGCCCTGGCGGTTGCAGGCGGCACCTTTATTGTCGCGGGCAACAGCTTTTCTGCGGCGGCAGCAGCAACAGTGAAGGCGAGCCAGCAACAACAGCGGCCGAACGAGCTCGCGCGCATCTTCACGTTAAGGCAAGCCGAGGTCGTGCAGGCGCTTCGCAAGGGAAAGGCGAACAAGATCATCGCCTATGAACTCAATCTACGCGAAAGCACGGTCAAGGTTCACATCCGCAATATCATGAAGAAGCTGAAGGCAACGAACCGGACGGAAGTTGCTTACAAGCTCAATGATATTTTCCAAAGCGATGCAAGGTGGGCGACACCTGCCGAGTAA
- a CDS encoding TIM barrel protein, whose product MPTPRFALNHMAAPSLPIEDFFGMATALGIDAVEIRNDLTGNAIIDGTSPETVAAAAKRHATTIVSINALQRFNEWNATRADEARELIEYAKACGAQALVLVPKNDGTGRADGERQENLRQSLVALKPMLDAAGIVGLVEPLGFDICSLRSKVEAAAAIDALAARSTFKLVHDTFHHHLAGEEQLFPELTGLVHISGVDDPTVSVADMRDPHRVLVAANDRLDNTGQIRALMEAGYAGLFSFEPFAAEVHDLKDPEKALRASMDYLSTQV is encoded by the coding sequence ATGCCAACACCTCGTTTCGCCCTCAACCATATGGCGGCGCCGTCGCTGCCGATTGAAGACTTCTTCGGCATGGCCACCGCGCTTGGCATCGATGCCGTCGAGATTCGCAACGATCTCACAGGCAACGCGATCATCGATGGAACCTCGCCGGAGACCGTCGCCGCGGCGGCGAAGCGCCATGCGACGACGATTGTTTCGATCAATGCGCTGCAGCGCTTCAACGAGTGGAATGCCACGCGTGCCGATGAAGCACGGGAACTGATCGAATATGCGAAGGCATGCGGCGCACAGGCGCTCGTTCTTGTCCCGAAAAACGATGGCACCGGTCGAGCCGATGGCGAGCGTCAGGAGAATCTGCGCCAGTCGCTGGTTGCACTGAAGCCCATGCTTGATGCTGCCGGGATCGTCGGGCTTGTGGAGCCACTGGGCTTTGACATTTGCTCCCTTCGTTCCAAGGTGGAGGCCGCCGCAGCAATTGATGCCCTGGCGGCCCGATCGACCTTCAAGCTCGTTCATGACACGTTCCATCATCACCTTGCCGGCGAGGAACAACTGTTTCCCGAGCTGACCGGGCTGGTCCATATCTCGGGCGTCGACGATCCCACCGTTTCTGTCGCCGATATGCGCGATCCGCACCGCGTCCTGGTGGCGGCAAATGATCGTCTGGACAACACCGGACAGATCAGGGCGCTGATGGAAGCGGGTTATGCGGGACTGTTCTCGTTCGAGCCCTTCGCAGCCGAAGTACACGATCTGAAGGATCCGGAAAAGGCGCTGCGGGCGAGCATGGATTACCTCTCGACGCAGGTCTGA